In the Thermoproteales archaeon genome, one interval contains:
- the ppa gene encoding inorganic diphosphatase has product MDLNKLGPGKKAPKEVNVLIEIPLGSNVKYELDKETGALFVDRILFTSMVYPFNYGFIPKTLEEDGDPVDVLVLGEQPVFPGSVIKAKPIGVLNTRDEKGVDSKIVAVPVEDIDPKYKGIDDISQVPEAVREKISHFFEHYKELEPGKWVKIEGWNGAEIARKRIKEAIERYKKEG; this is encoded by the coding sequence ATGGACTTGAATAAGTTAGGTCCGGGCAAGAAAGCTCCAAAAGAAGTTAATGTTCTAATAGAGATTCCTTTAGGCAGCAACGTAAAGTACGAACTAGATAAAGAGACTGGCGCGCTATTTGTAGATAGAATACTTTTCACTTCCATGGTATACCCATTTAACTACGGTTTTATCCCTAAAACCCTTGAGGAAGACGGGGATCCAGTAGATGTTCTAGTTTTAGGGGAGCAGCCAGTGTTTCCTGGCAGTGTAATAAAAGCCAAGCCTATAGGAGTTTTAAACACTAGAGACGAGAAGGGGGTTGATAGCAAGATCGTAGCCGTGCCCGTGGAAGATATAGATCCGAAATATAAAGGCATAGACGATATTAGTCAAGTTCCGGAAGCAGTAAGAGAAAAAATCAGCCATTTCTTTGAGCATTACAAGGAATTAGAGCCTGGAAAATGGGTGAAAATAGAAGGATGGAATGGCGCAGAAATTGCTAGAAAGAGGATAAAAGAGGCTATTGAAAGATATAAGAAAGAAGGTTAA
- a CDS encoding MBL fold metallo-hydrolase codes for MKVIFLGTASAEGYPATFCRCERCTLARKLGGKNFRARASVCIDKDLLIDIPPDVYVRSIEFGIEMNRIRYILITHSHEDHFYFYELRLRKWPFIDSPLDIVKIFCNDTVAKTLKRYFRGELRNLKIRIKALTPYETTKVGAYNVTPIPAVHSTRNKYEVSFNYIIEKNGKKILYACDTGPYPKKTLDYLSELKLDAVIIEATMGVAGSNIWPYHMGFNEVITFKKWLCKHNVLSPNSPFVITHFSHLTCPLHEEMERIVSPHGITVAYDGFVFEI; via the coding sequence TTGAAAGTTATTTTTCTAGGAACCGCCTCAGCTGAAGGTTATCCAGCAACTTTTTGCCGATGCGAAAGATGTACCCTTGCCAGAAAACTTGGCGGGAAAAATTTCCGGGCACGAGCTTCCGTTTGTATCGATAAAGACTTATTAATTGACATTCCACCTGATGTTTACGTCCGAAGTATAGAATTTGGTATTGAAATGAATAGAATAAGGTATATACTCATTACGCACTCGCACGAAGATCACTTTTATTTTTATGAACTTAGGCTCAGAAAATGGCCTTTTATAGACTCGCCATTAGATATTGTTAAAATTTTTTGTAACGACACAGTGGCTAAAACTCTAAAAAGATATTTTAGAGGCGAACTTCGTAATTTAAAAATAAGAATTAAAGCCTTGACGCCGTATGAAACTACAAAAGTAGGCGCTTATAACGTCACGCCTATACCGGCTGTACACTCTACTCGTAACAAATATGAAGTGTCATTCAATTACATTATCGAAAAAAACGGGAAAAAAATATTATATGCCTGCGATACAGGACCCTATCCTAAAAAAACGCTTGATTATCTTTCAGAATTAAAACTTGACGCTGTTATAATAGAGGCAACTATGGGTGTTGCAGGGTCGAATATTTGGCCTTACCATATGGGCTTTAACGAAGTTATCACATTTAAAAAATGGCTTTGCAAACATAACGTTTTGTCGCCCAATTCCCCCTTTGTTATCACGCATTTCTCACATTTAACCTGTCCACTGCATGAAGAAATGGAAAGAATAGTTTCTCCTCACGGTATAACAGTTGCTTATGATGGATTTGTTTTTGAAATATAG
- the apgM gene encoding 2,3-bisphosphoglycerate-independent phosphoglycerate mutase, giving the protein MKLIYLVIDGAPDKVKDKTSLSTADTPALDYLASISKCGLMYTISEGIAPESDAAVFSILGYDPEKSYTGRGPIEALGAGLSFKQGYEVAFRANFATVKDETLELLDRRCGRDLKTEEAMELAKAVDNMDLEKFDGYARVTATVGHRAVVIIGSKSYKLSGNVSNTDPAYEKKGYISIALKNFEMKVSKCKPLDDTKEAAITAELANIFTEKSFKILDSHPVNLAREKMGKLKANVILLRDSGDKLPAVEPIKEKFGLSFSAIAEMPVEKGIARLLKMEVAEVPPPTKDKEKDYKQRLEATLELLKKFDVAYVHLKGPDEPGHDGDFEGKVKAIELIDRYYVSKLLDVIDLESTAIIVTSDHATPWTLKAHSDDPVPVLFYKPGIKSDGIKRFCEKACAKGSLGIFEHGWQLLPFVVSELKKA; this is encoded by the coding sequence TTGAAACTGATATATTTAGTTATAGATGGAGCGCCAGATAAAGTGAAAGATAAAACCTCTCTGTCTACAGCAGATACGCCAGCATTAGATTATTTGGCGTCTATTTCAAAATGCGGCTTAATGTACACGATCTCGGAGGGGATAGCCCCAGAAAGCGATGCAGCTGTTTTTTCAATATTAGGCTACGATCCTGAAAAATCCTATACAGGTAGGGGGCCTATAGAAGCATTAGGAGCAGGTCTAAGCTTTAAACAAGGTTATGAGGTAGCCTTTAGAGCAAATTTTGCAACTGTAAAAGATGAAACTTTAGAACTGCTAGATAGAAGATGTGGAAGAGATCTAAAAACAGAAGAAGCTATGGAATTAGCCAAAGCAGTCGATAACATGGATTTAGAAAAATTCGACGGCTACGCGCGCGTGACGGCAACTGTTGGACATAGAGCAGTCGTTATCATAGGAAGTAAAAGTTACAAGTTGTCGGGAAACGTTTCCAATACCGATCCCGCATACGAGAAGAAAGGCTATATTTCAATAGCTCTCAAAAATTTTGAAATGAAAGTAAGCAAGTGTAAACCTTTAGACGATACTAAAGAAGCCGCTATTACGGCCGAGCTTGCCAACATTTTCACAGAGAAATCGTTTAAAATCCTAGATTCCCACCCTGTAAACTTAGCTCGTGAAAAAATGGGTAAACTAAAAGCTAACGTTATTCTGTTAAGAGATTCAGGAGATAAACTGCCAGCAGTAGAGCCCATAAAAGAAAAATTTGGCCTATCCTTTTCCGCCATCGCCGAAATGCCAGTCGAGAAGGGTATAGCTAGGCTACTGAAAATGGAAGTAGCAGAAGTTCCACCTCCAACCAAAGATAAAGAAAAGGATTACAAACAAAGATTGGAGGCCACGTTAGAACTACTTAAAAAATTCGATGTTGCATATGTTCACTTGAAGGGGCCTGACGAGCCGGGACATGACGGTGATTTTGAAGGTAAGGTAAAAGCTATAGAGTTAATAGATCGTTACTATGTGTCGAAGCTACTAGACGTTATAGACTTGGAATCGACAGCTATCATAGTAACTTCCGACCATGCGACACCTTGGACCCTAAAAGCTCACAGCGACGACCCCGTTCCGGTTTTATTCTATAAGCCCGGGATTAAAAGCGATGGCATAAAAAGATTCTGTGAAAAAGCTTGCGCCAAAGGATCACTTGGCATATTTGAACATGGCTGGCAGCTTTTACCATTTGTAGTTTCTGAGCTTAAGAAAGCTTGA
- a CDS encoding ParB N-terminal domain-containing protein: protein MENLAYAMEYVQKIDSDKSFFLRIGIAEVDHLKPHEESVPESLEKLLQAIKESRFLKNPIIVDFKSDVILDGMHRWYVFKKLGYNYIGVCYVDYKSPLIKLGRWFRFFKGNAAHYSITKWLENFLEENSIPIEWIDRNSLNNLDVTNTAIVLIKNIDDVLAIKVNHRKKHEFYHILKSMCTGLKNNFGLTLYYKPDVSFAKLPELLDTYSLILATPVVEKEEVLKVALSGKVFPPKTTRHEIPARPMFVNFPINLLKSSTVGDLYTVNRYFRNLLRHKNIIHLRPGLELDREYREDIILFWDTRVGVP, encoded by the coding sequence ATGGAAAATCTAGCTTATGCAATGGAATATGTACAAAAAATTGATTCCGATAAAAGTTTCTTCCTACGCATAGGAATAGCCGAAGTAGACCATCTGAAACCTCACGAAGAGAGCGTGCCAGAATCCCTTGAAAAACTTTTGCAAGCAATAAAAGAAAGCAGGTTTCTAAAAAATCCCATAATAGTAGATTTTAAAAGCGATGTAATTCTCGACGGTATGCACCGATGGTATGTATTTAAGAAATTGGGCTATAATTACATTGGCGTATGCTACGTCGACTATAAAAGCCCCTTAATTAAGCTTGGAAGATGGTTTAGATTTTTTAAAGGCAATGCGGCGCATTACTCTATAACTAAATGGCTCGAGAATTTTCTTGAGGAAAACTCTATACCTATAGAATGGATTGATAGAAACTCGTTAAACAACCTAGATGTTACAAATACTGCCATTGTTTTAATAAAAAACATCGACGATGTCTTAGCAATAAAAGTAAATCATAGGAAAAAACACGAATTCTATCACATACTAAAGAGTATGTGCACAGGCTTAAAAAACAACTTTGGATTAACATTATACTACAAGCCGGATGTAAGCTTTGCAAAACTCCCGGAACTTCTAGACACGTATTCTCTTATTTTGGCAACACCGGTAGTGGAAAAAGAGGAAGTTTTGAAGGTAGCGTTGAGCGGCAAGGTCTTTCCTCCAAAAACGACACGGCACGAGATTCCAGCTAGGCCGATGTTTGTCAATTTTCCTATAAACTTGCTAAAATCTTCTACTGTTGGAGACTTGTATACCGTGAATAGGTATTTTAGAAACCTACTTAGACACAAAAATATAATACACTTACGTCCAGGATTAGAACTCGATAGAGAATATAGGGAAGATATTATATTATTTTGGGATACAAGAGTTGGAGTACCATGA
- a CDS encoding PrsW family intramembrane metalloprotease, with product MIKMTEIPPAPSYYEKPEEKSLLMKIIFLLLSLALIVISSIIIFSFDWLTNFGIYLLSFVGPLLYLQFIWRKDKYEPEPLYYVAEALALGALAAIPAVITNIVFAVIANFLFGLGNFLSAVVSAPFFEELYKGIPLLFLVKSKEFNNETDGVVYGFAIGMGFASLENFGYSFYVYEQSIILILLRIFLFSFGHGVYTAFTGYYLGYSKTIYDEANIWWIVKGLKYAICFHFLYNFLISIIGGIFGIIVGLIIDSSAFFILLLLLKKALRREVKWGYADGRAPV from the coding sequence GTGATTAAAATGACGGAAATTCCGCCAGCTCCCTCGTATTATGAAAAGCCAGAAGAAAAAAGCTTGCTAATGAAGATTATATTCCTACTCTTATCCCTCGCTTTAATTGTTATTTCCTCCATCATCATCTTCAGTTTTGACTGGTTAACCAATTTTGGCATTTACCTACTATCTTTTGTAGGGCCTTTACTCTACTTACAATTTATTTGGAGAAAGGACAAATATGAACCCGAGCCATTATATTATGTAGCTGAGGCTCTAGCTTTAGGAGCCTTAGCGGCTATACCAGCAGTAATTACAAACATTGTATTTGCTGTGATAGCGAACTTTCTCTTTGGATTAGGTAATTTTCTATCTGCTGTAGTTTCGGCTCCTTTTTTTGAAGAACTGTACAAGGGAATTCCCTTACTATTTCTCGTCAAAAGCAAAGAATTTAACAACGAAACAGATGGAGTAGTGTATGGTTTTGCTATAGGAATGGGATTTGCTTCCTTAGAAAATTTTGGATATTCATTTTATGTTTACGAGCAAAGCATTATTTTGATTCTCTTAAGAATCTTCCTTTTCTCCTTTGGACACGGCGTTTACACAGCTTTTACAGGCTACTATCTAGGATATTCTAAAACAATATACGATGAAGCAAACATTTGGTGGATAGTAAAGGGCTTAAAATACGCAATATGTTTCCATTTCTTATACAATTTCTTAATTTCAATAATTGGAGGCATTTTCGGTATAATAGTGGGACTCATAATAGATAGTTCTGCCTTCTTCATACTCCTCCTACTCTTAAAAAAAGCTTTGAGAAGAGAAGTTAAATGGGGATACGCTGACGGTAGAGCTCCGGTCTAA
- a CDS encoding tyrosine-type recombinase/integrase codes for MKVNEKNLKLLERYIDHLIARNKSPKTIKTFKSIIGKFIRFLGEKNVYEATSWDVDSFLANVRKNGYQEKSLYTVAVAVKRFLEYVGAKKALEGFEYPRRPKELPKYLTREEVEKLIKAAEYEKDKRIALRNKLIVLLLYTTGMRVGELVRIKCDDIDFGRMSIRIFGKGSKEREVFFNKETKEVLQKYIESMQLKGDNYLFPGDNSLHIHYVTVERIIRRLARKAGFKKRVTPHILRHSFATFALSRGMDVREIQELLGHASLKTTQVYTHVSRKRLLKDYMRIWED; via the coding sequence ATGAAAGTTAATGAGAAAAATCTAAAGTTGCTAGAAAGGTATATCGATCATTTGATAGCAAGAAACAAATCTCCTAAAACTATTAAAACTTTTAAAAGCATTATAGGAAAGTTCATTCGCTTCCTGGGAGAGAAAAACGTGTACGAGGCAACTTCATGGGATGTGGATAGTTTTCTTGCAAATGTTAGGAAGAATGGATACCAAGAAAAAAGCTTGTATACGGTAGCCGTCGCAGTGAAGAGGTTTCTTGAATATGTGGGGGCAAAGAAAGCTTTAGAAGGTTTTGAATATCCTAGGCGTCCTAAAGAACTTCCAAAATATTTGACTAGAGAAGAAGTAGAGAAGCTGATAAAAGCTGCCGAATACGAAAAGGATAAGAGAATAGCATTGCGGAATAAGCTTATCGTACTTTTGCTTTATACGACCGGCATGAGGGTAGGGGAATTAGTTAGGATTAAATGTGATGATATCGACTTTGGCAGAATGAGTATTCGGATATTTGGGAAGGGGAGTAAAGAAAGAGAGGTATTCTTTAATAAGGAAACTAAGGAAGTCCTTCAAAAGTATATCGAGTCGATGCAATTGAAAGGCGATAATTATCTCTTTCCTGGGGACAACAGTCTTCACATACATTATGTTACTGTTGAGCGCATAATTAGAAGATTGGCGCGAAAAGCTGGCTTTAAGAAGAGAGTAACTCCGCATATTCTACGACATAGCTTTGCAACTTTTGCTCTTTCAAGGGGTATGGATGTGAGAGAAATTCAGGAGCTTCTTGGTCATGCGAGCTTGAAGACAACCCAAGTTTATACCCATGTATCTAGGAAAAGGTTGCTGAAGGATTACATGAGGATATGGGAGGATTAG
- a CDS encoding tetratricopeptide repeat protein, with translation MGLKKDNMTYNISDDISKIEDLLQNLKSSEAEKLCNSLLEKDNNNSKLWNLLGLVLVMQGKDNEALNAFKKSIELDPENGEAWYNYGVTLFEIGQIEEAEKAFKKAISVNDKNASAWYNLGLLAFIRKKFEDAIKAFKKAKELDSQDSDTIFYLAKTYKELGDLVKAEKFLREAIKKTPEDIEYWIELGEVLEKANKLKAAENAYRRAAKLDPDNPDLWYKLAALFEKTGRKKQAARALRKAKILASKKLDYG, from the coding sequence GTGGGTTTGAAAAAGGATAATATGACTTATAATATTAGCGACGACATTAGCAAAATTGAAGACTTATTGCAAAATCTGAAATCATCAGAGGCAGAAAAGTTGTGTAACTCACTATTGGAAAAAGACAATAATAATTCAAAATTATGGAATCTCCTAGGTTTAGTCCTTGTTATGCAAGGAAAAGATAACGAAGCTTTGAACGCTTTCAAAAAAAGTATAGAACTAGATCCCGAAAATGGCGAAGCATGGTATAACTATGGAGTAACTTTATTTGAGATCGGACAAATAGAAGAAGCTGAAAAGGCATTCAAAAAAGCAATTTCTGTTAACGACAAAAATGCCTCAGCATGGTATAATCTTGGATTGTTAGCTTTTATTAGAAAAAAATTCGAAGATGCGATAAAAGCATTTAAAAAAGCAAAAGAGCTAGATTCACAAGATTCAGACACCATATTCTATCTTGCAAAAACGTATAAAGAGCTTGGCGACCTTGTAAAGGCTGAGAAGTTTCTTAGAGAAGCTATCAAAAAAACGCCCGAAGATATTGAATATTGGATAGAGCTAGGAGAAGTTTTAGAAAAAGCCAATAAACTTAAAGCTGCCGAAAATGCGTATAGAAGAGCCGCCAAGTTAGATCCTGACAATCCAGATTTATGGTATAAGCTTGCAGCTCTATTTGAAAAAACTGGACGGAAAAAACAGGCTGCTAGAGCGTTGAGAAAAGCCAAGATTCTTGCCTCTAAGAAACTTGACTATGGATGA